The Candidatus Woesearchaeota archaeon genome contains the following window.
CTACGCTCTTATTTATGGTTATTTTTTCATTGATTATGGGAATTCTAATTTTTGCCTTCCTGCCCTATGTGATAACGAATGCTTTAGGATTACGTGAACAAACGCATCCAGTACTGTTCAACCTTATGGATGGATTCATTAAAGTAATCATTCTTTTGGTGTATGTTATCCTTATTGCCAGAATGCAAGATGTTCACCGGCTTTTCCAGTACCATGGAGCAGAACATAAAGCAGTCCACTGTTTTGAGGCAAAGAAAAAGTTAACCGTAAAAAATGCACAGCAATTTTCGACCATTCATCCTCGTTGTGGAACAGCATTTCTTCTCATTGTCGTTAGCGTAGGTATTATTATTTTTTCCTTTATTCCCCTTCTAGTGAAATGGGGATTTCCTCAAGTGAATACATGGCCATGGCTGCTCCGTTACCTTTTTCTGTTTAGCCTACGGATTTTATTCCTTCCAATTATTGCAGGGGTTTCCTATGAGATCTTGCGCCTTGGTGGACGTTACCCGAAAAATGTGGGCGTTAAAATAATTCTCTTCCCTGGATTACTCTTCCAAAACCTCACCACACGAGAACCAACAGACAAACAGGTAGAGGTTGCACTGATGTCATTACAGGCCGTTGTCAATAGGGAGACTAGAAGCAATGGGAAGTAACAAAAAAAGCAGTTCTCATGATGTCGAGGAAATGTATGACGCACTGGTAGATGACGAAGAAAAACAACGTATCAGTAAAGCAATAGAAGAAACGCAAAGAGCAAAAGGAAATTCACAAAAATCTTCTCTCGGAAAAAAGATTACTTCCCTCATCATACTCATTATTTTGCTTATCGCTGCTATTGGACTCAGCATTGAATATTATAGTACACTGAAAGCAAGGCTAACACAAACCTACCAAAGAACAATAACCAGTTGCATCTTAAAAGTAGATCTCAACTGCCTTAACCACTCCATAGAACAAAATGAAGTAACTATCCTCCTGGGAAATAGAATGCCAAAAACGATTTATCTCGAAGAAGCGTTTATAGGAAATTGTACCATACGTATCGGTGAGTCTATCGCACCTACGGGAAGCAAAGAAATAAGAGCACCTGATTGCCAGCTTGATGACAGCAAAAAGTACAATCTTTCTCTATCCTACCGTTACACGAGAACAGGAATTATTCATACCACCAAGGGAAACATTGGATTTCTCTTAGGAAAGAGTGAATAAAAAACGGTAATAACCGGATCTCAATCAGGAATCCAATTCTAAATAAGAAAAAGAGAAAAGAAAAAAAAAGAGGAATTTACTTTCTTTTTCTTCCACGAGCCATTTTTACACGAGCAACATCACCTTGTTTGTCAACATAATAAAGGTAACCATTTTCTCGCTTGACTCCAGATTTTGCAACAACTTCCTGTCTTGCTTTGCTTTTTGTTCGCCCTGCACGGGACATTTTAGCTCGTGCAACGTTACCTTGTTTATCGACAAAGTAAAGATAGCCTTCTTCTCTTTTAACCCCTACTTTAGCCACTTTTTCTGGCATAACTATCACCTCTCTATCTCCAAGAACGTGGTGGTTTATAAATTTTTCGAAAAAAAATACTCGTTAACTACAAAAATGTTCTCTCGAAGAATAAAGTAAAGAAAAATACAATTTAAATTAAAAAATTCTAAAATTATTATTATTTTTCAAAAAAAAGATAGAATAACAATTTTATTAAAAAATAAATAAATAAGTTCTAGAAAAGTTTAAATAATATCTACATTTTCTTTGATTGTGAACATCCAAGAGATCCTGCAAAGATTGACGCGGCAATACCCTACCGGTATAATTACTCTCTCAAACCTTATGCAGGTGTGCAAAGTAAAACAAAGTACAGCATATCACCTTCTTCGACGATTACAACAGAGTGGCTCTGTTGTTAAAAAAGCAAAAGGAATCTATAAGATAAGCTCGAAGAAACGAGAGATCATTCTTTCCGAAGAAGTAAAGGCCATTGATAATCTGCTGAAGGCTGAGAAATTACAACCTTTCTGCTTCACTGCTATCGCAATTCTCCATGTCTATCTCCCTTCGGTACCGAAGTTTAAGATATTTCATCTGTATGTTGAGAAGGGTCTTGGTAAGAAGATAGGTAAACTTATTGAAGAGCAATTGGGCATAACAACATTGATTGCACCAACAACAAAAGAAATTCTTTTGCTCAAAGAGAAGATGCATCTTACGATGATTATCCTCATCAGGGAATATACCTCCCTTTACTCTCGAAGAGGTGCTTATGAGGAAGCGGTGATTGATCTCCTCCATGAAAAAGAAAGAGGAACTCTTCCGTTCTACGCTCTTGACACGAAGTCTCTGCTAGAGAGGCTGCTACGGGAAGATCTTTTGAACATTTCCTATCTGATGAACTATGCAAAAACGAAAAACCTCGATACAATGATTAAATCTCTTATTCGACGAGATCTGTCGAAAAATAAGTAAAATGACACACAAAGACGTAAAATCTCAAAAAAAAGTGATACTGCAGAAAAACTGGCTGATCCATTTACTTCTTTTACTTATGATCATTCCAGCCATAACAGAGATTACGCTACTACCAAAGCAAGGAGCGTTTCATGAAAAACCCCTGTCTCAATCACTGATTGGAAAGGCTGC
Protein-coding sequences here:
- a CDS encoding DUF1385 domain-containing protein, producing MRKFIKTYYHVYFISLYIYCNYCNSNKGIMKSHQPLTIGGQAIIEGVLMRSAHYMVIAVRDPKHKKVHLKTEKINSLTNKVSFFGLPFIRGTISLIETIVLGIKALNYSANKAIEKEEEKLSDTTLLFMVIFSLIMGILIFAFLPYVITNALGLREQTHPVLFNLMDGFIKVIILLVYVILIARMQDVHRLFQYHGAEHKAVHCFEAKKKLTVKNAQQFSTIHPRCGTAFLLIVVSVGIIIFSFIPLLVKWGFPQVNTWPWLLRYLFLFSLRILFLPIIAGVSYEILRLGGRYPKNVGVKIILFPGLLFQNLTTREPTDKQVEVALMSLQAVVNRETRSNGK